Proteins encoded in a region of the Macaca mulatta isolate MMU2019108-1 chromosome X, T2T-MMU8v2.0, whole genome shotgun sequence genome:
- the RBMXL3 gene encoding RNA-binding motif protein, X-linked-like-3 isoform X1, whose protein sequence is MMEADRPEKLFVGGLNLKTEEKALKAEFVKYGRIINVFLMKDRETNKSRGFAFVTFESPADAKAAARDLNGKYLDGKAIKVARAIKPAFKSSWWGPPPPGSSSCLRFPHGTRGCGSSPQRPHSWGGPDDGHGYAGYFDQWPYRAPMPRKRGPPPQRWASPLRKRAAPSSLARSVGSGMRGKAPAVWGRDGYSSVQLQCWAGPTRKRAVPQSSLARIGGGGMPGKAPAMWGREGYSGPLLREPLPRCRDPGDFIPALREYSRRYYSHSSVRDYCPLRGYGKQNSYRGRNRDYVDHPSRGSYREPLESYGGPCGATPGRGTLPSYGGGYRYEGYRGRSPDALPVTLPDAYSGGRDSSSNGRSDRYGGRGHYEEYGGPSPDTYSGGRSPIPYSRGCDSSSNSYSWSHCYRGGGHYEEYQGRSPEATYSGGRSPEAANSGGRSPEAAYSGGRSPEAAYSGGRSPEAAYSGGRSPEAAYSGGRSPEAAYSGGRHSSSNTYGGSQCYGGGDHYEEYRGCSQDTHSGGRSPDTHSGGRYPRAHTGGHSSNAHSGDRSTDACSRGHDSSSNSYGRSDHYGGGGSYEEYRGHSPDIYSRGRDSSSNSHGLSDRYAGGGRYKEYLGSSPDAYGGGRNSSSNSYGRSDSYSRGRDRVGRPDLGLPLPMERSSPPLHDSYSRSSCRVPRDGGRQGGRLERGEGWSRY, encoded by the coding sequence ATGATGGAAGCGGATCGCCCAGAGAAGCTTTTTGTTGGGGGCCTCAACCTCAAAACCGAGGAGAAAGCCCTCAAGGCTGAGTTTGTCAAGTATGGCCGCATCATCAACGTTTTCCTGATGAAAGACCGAGAAACCAACAAATCGAGGGGCTTTGCATTCGTCACCTTCGAAAGCCCTGCAGATGCCAAGGCCGCCGCCAGAGATCTGAATGGCAAGTACCTTGATGGTAAGGCCATCAAGGTGGCCCGGGCCATCAAACCAGCATTCAAGAGCAGCTGGTGGGGGCCGCCGCCCCCCGGCAGCAGCAGTTGCTTGAGGTTCCCACACGGAACCCGTGGGTGTGGCAGCAGCCCACAGCGACCCCACTCCTGGGGCGGGCCTGATGATGGCCACGGCTACGCGGGGTATTTTGACCAGTGGCCCTACAGGGCCCCGATGCCCAGGAAGCGTGGGCCACCACCACAGCGCTGGGCCAGCCCACTCCGCAAGAGGGCCGCGCCGTCGAGCCTGGCTCGCAGTGTTGGCAGTGGAATGCGCGGGAAGGCCCCGGCTGTGTGGGGGCGAGACGGCTACTCAAGCGTGCAGCTGCAGTGCTGGGCCGGCCCAACCCGCAAGAGGGCTGTGCCCCAGTCGAGCCTGGCTCGCATTGGTGGCGGTGGTATGCCTGGGAAGGCGCCGGCCATGTGGGGGCGAGAGGGCTACTCAGGCCCACTGCTCCGGGAGCCACTGCCCCGGTGCCGCGACCCCGGGGATTTTATCCCCGCGCTCAGAGAGTACAGCCGCCGCTATTATAGCCACTCCAGTGTCCGGGACTACTGTCCCTTGAGAGGCTATGGCAAGCAAAACAGCTACAGGGGTCGCAACCGTGACTACGTGGATCATCCCAGCAGAGGCTCCTACCGAGAGCCCCTCGAGAGCTACGGAGGCCCGTGCGGCGCCACCCCTGGGCGGGGGACACTGCCATCTTACGGAGGAGGATACCGCTATGAGGGGTACCGGGGCCGCTCACCCGACGCGTTGCCCGTCACCTTGCCAGATGCCTACAGCGGGGGCCGCGACAGTTCCAGCAACGGCCGGAGCGACCGCTATGGAGGAAGAGGCCACTACGAGGAGTATGGAGGCCCTTCCCCTGACACCTACAGCGGGGGCCGCTCGCCCATCCCCTACAGCAGAGGCTGCGACAGTTCCAGCAACAGTTACAGCTGGAGCCACTGctacagaggaggaggccactACGAGGAGTACCAAGGTCGCTCGCCCGAGGCCACCTACAGCGGGGGCCGCTCGCCCGAGGCCGCCAACAGCGGGGGCCGCTCGCCCGAGGCCGCCTACAGCGGGGGCCGCTCGCCCGAGGCCGCCTACAGCGGGGGCCGCTCGCCCGAGGCCGCCTACAGCGGGGGCCGCTCGCCCGAGGCCGCCTACAGCGGGGGCCGCTCGCCCGAGGCCGCCTACAGCGGGGGCCGCCACAGTTCCAGCAACACTTACGGCGGGAGCCAATGCTATGGAGGCGGAGACCACTACGAGGAGTACCGAGGCTGCTCGCAGGACACCCACAGCGGGGGCCGCTCGCCTGACACCCACAGTGGTGGCCGCTATCCCAGGGCTCACACTGGGGGCCACTCGTCCAACGCCCACAGCGGGGACCGCTCCACCGATGCCTGCAGCAGGGGCCACGACAGTTCCAGCAACAGTTACGGCCGGAGCGACCACTACGGAGGAGGAGGCAGCTACGAGGAGTACCGAGGCCACTCGCCCGACATCTACAGCAGGGGCCGCGACAGTTCCAGCAACAGTCATGGCCTGAGTGACCGCTACGCAGGAGGAGGCCGCTATAAGGAGTACCTGGGCAGCTCGCCCGACGCCTACGGTGGGGGCCGCAACAGTTCCAGCAACAGTTACGGCCGGAGCGATAGCTACTCGAGAGGTCGAGATCGGGTAGGCAGACCGGATCTTGGGCTCCCTCTGCCCATGGAAAGGAGCAGCCCTCCCCTGCATGATTCTTACAGCCGGTCGAGCTGCAGGGTGCCCAGGGATGGAGGCCGTCAAGGAGGCCGCTTGGAGAGAGGGGAAGGCTGGAGCAGATACTAA
- the RBMXL3 gene encoding RNA-binding motif protein, X-linked-like-3 isoform X2, which translates to MMEADRPEKLFVGGLNLKTEEKALKAEFVKYGRIINVFLMKDRETNKSRGFAFVTFESPADAKAAARDLNGKYLDGKAIKVARAIKPAFKSSWWGPPPPGSSSCLRFPHGTRGCGSSPQRPHSWGGPDDGHGYAGYFDQWPYRAPMPRKRGPPPQRWASPLRKRAAPSSLARSVGSGMRGKAPAVWGRDGYSSVQLQCWAGPTRKRAVPQSSLARIGGGGMPGKAPAMWGREGYSGPLLREPLPRCRDPGDFIPALREYSRRYYSHSSVRDYCPLRGYGKQNSYRGRNRDYVDHPSRGSYREPLESYGGPCGATPGRGTLPSYGGGYRGRYKEYLGSSPDAYGGGRNSSSNSYGRSDSYSRGRDRVGRPDLGLPLPMERSSPPLHDSYSRSSCRVPRDGGRQGGRLERGEGWSRY; encoded by the exons ATGATGGAAGCGGATCGCCCAGAGAAGCTTTTTGTTGGGGGCCTCAACCTCAAAACCGAGGAGAAAGCCCTCAAGGCTGAGTTTGTCAAGTATGGCCGCATCATCAACGTTTTCCTGATGAAAGACCGAGAAACCAACAAATCGAGGGGCTTTGCATTCGTCACCTTCGAAAGCCCTGCAGATGCCAAGGCCGCCGCCAGAGATCTGAATGGCAAGTACCTTGATGGTAAGGCCATCAAGGTGGCCCGGGCCATCAAACCAGCATTCAAGAGCAGCTGGTGGGGGCCGCCGCCCCCCGGCAGCAGCAGTTGCTTGAGGTTCCCACACGGAACCCGTGGGTGTGGCAGCAGCCCACAGCGACCCCACTCCTGGGGCGGGCCTGATGATGGCCACGGCTACGCGGGGTATTTTGACCAGTGGCCCTACAGGGCCCCGATGCCCAGGAAGCGTGGGCCACCACCACAGCGCTGGGCCAGCCCACTCCGCAAGAGGGCCGCGCCGTCGAGCCTGGCTCGCAGTGTTGGCAGTGGAATGCGCGGGAAGGCCCCGGCTGTGTGGGGGCGAGACGGCTACTCAAGCGTGCAGCTGCAGTGCTGGGCCGGCCCAACCCGCAAGAGGGCTGTGCCCCAGTCGAGCCTGGCTCGCATTGGTGGCGGTGGTATGCCTGGGAAGGCGCCGGCCATGTGGGGGCGAGAGGGCTACTCAGGCCCACTGCTCCGGGAGCCACTGCCCCGGTGCCGCGACCCCGGGGATTTTATCCCCGCGCTCAGAGAGTACAGCCGCCGCTATTATAGCCACTCCAGTGTCCGGGACTACTGTCCCTTGAGAGGCTATGGCAAGCAAAACAGCTACAGGGGTCGCAACCGTGACTACGTGGATCATCCCAGCAGAGGCTCCTACCGAGAGCCCCTCGAGAGCTACGGAGGCCCGTGCGGCGCCACCCCTGGGCGGGGGACACTGCCATCTTACGGAGGAGGATACC GAGGCCGCTATAAGGAGTACCTGGGCAGCTCGCCCGACGCCTACGGTGGGGGCCGCAACAGTTCCAGCAACAGTTACGGCCGGAGCGATAGCTACTCGAGAGGTCGAGATCGGGTAGGCAGACCGGATCTTGGGCTCCCTCTGCCCATGGAAAGGAGCAGCCCTCCCCTGCATGATTCTTACAGCCGGTCGAGCTGCAGGGTGCCCAGGGATGGAGGCCGTCAAGGAGGCCGCTTGGAGAGAGGGGAAGGCTGGAGCAGATACTAA